DNA sequence from the Methanolobus sp. ZRKC5 genome:
TGTCTCTAATGATACAGTCAAGTCCCACCGGTCCCCGATGATGTCAGGAGAATGTGTTGCTATCAGCACATCGAATCCGGCAAGATCTATCACTTTCATCAGGTCACTTAAAAATTCATTTTGCCATCCGATATGCAGTGATATCTCAGGTTCATCAATTAGAATCAGAGAACCAGGTTCGATCTTGAATAAAAGCTCGTAATAGAGAACTAATTCGTGTTGCTCACCGGAAGAAAGATCCCTGGGTTGGATCTCACGTTCATTTGAAGTTTTAATTACAAACCCTTTGTCCTTACTAACTGACAGGCGCTTATTCACGAATCTATTGTTAATTATGTTGACAAAAAGATCTAATTTCATTGTCAGGTCATTAAAAACATCCAGTTTTTTCCCAACGTCCTCAGTATATACAGAAAGAACGTGGGCATTTTCCTGATTTACTTCCGGGACATCAGTCAAATAATCGAATTCATAATCAGCATCCAAAACACCGATCTGAATCAGATTTTTTCTTCTTCCCTCTAATTTTGACAGATTTTGCTCAAGATCAGTGTAATCCACATCCGTTTTCTTTTTTGCCAGACGAATTGGAAAAGACCGATCTAACGATTGAGAAAGGGTTGCATATTTGGCAAGCTGTCTTTGGACCTCTTCAGACAATTCCGAAGAATAATTGCTAACTGTCTTTCTTATTGATGTTTTTGGACTTGGATATTTTTTCCTTGAGTTACCCAGTATTATAAGCCTTTGAGTCTCTATAAAATCAACATTTATTTCCTCTTTGATATCATTAAACCAACCAACACCATTCTTTTTTGCAGGCGAACGAATATCATAACGATTCAAAACTTCCCCGGAGTTCAATATTTCTCCATCTGAAAAATCCAGCCACTCGTCTGCTTCGATCTTCTTCAGGTTTGGATGATTATGTATCATTTTATCAAATGCTTTTGCATCTGGCATACAATCGAGCTGAATTTGAGTTGCCTCATTACCATTCAAATTAAGAATTAACTCATCCTGATTTTTGTCT
Encoded proteins:
- a CDS encoding AAA family ATPase — translated: MNITQIKIKKLFDLYDHEIKLNSNERITIIYGPNGVGKTIILQMLKSIFNTEYDIFYKVPFEEFLIEFDDGNLLFLKKIYNKDKNQDELILNLNGNEATQIQLDCMPDAKAFDKMIHNHPNLKKIEADEWLDFSDGEILNSGEVLNRYDIRSPAKKNGVGWFNDIKEEINVDFIETQRLIILGNSRKKYPSPKTSIRKTVSNYSSELSEEVQRQLAKYATLSQSLDRSFPIRLAKKKTDVDYTDLEQNLSKLEGRRKNLIQIGVLDADYEFDYLTDVPEVNQENAHVLSVYTEDVGKKLDVFNDLTMKLDLFVNIINNRFVNKRLSVSKDKGFVIKTSNEREIQPRDLSSGEQHELVLYYELLFKIEPGSLILIDEPEISLHIGWQNEFLSDLMKVIDLAGFDVLIATHSPDIIGDRWDLTVSLETKVEN